From Fibrobacter sp. UWB16, one genomic window encodes:
- the metE gene encoding 5-methyltetrahydropteroyltriglutamate--homocysteine S-methyltransferase, with protein MSIKTSVIGFPRIGKNRELKFASEKFFKGEISEAELQKVAAEIRQYGWQKQKAAGIDFIPSNDFSFYDNVLDTAFLLNVIPERYSSLELSTLEKYFAAAHGYQGAKGDVKALPMKKWFNTNYHYIVPEIDDATELKLVGKKPVEEFNEAKSAGIESVPTLIGAYTFLRLARYNGNKKAKDFAAAAVNAYAELAEKLATAGAKWISFAEPALVFDVTAEERELFKTIYAELLRKIGEKKNLKIALQTYFGDIRDAYQDVTALGFDAIGLDFVEGLKSLELLKTGFPKNTLLLAGVVNGKNIWRADYAQKNAILAEIKKYVAAENVVVGTSCSLLHVPYTVAAEQKLSADILKHFAFAEEKLVELAELASADADALAKNNALFATARVQANAKVQAELAALGAADFERKPSRLERREVQKAEFKLPAFPTTTIGSFPQTAEVRANRAAFRKGEISKEQYVAFNQKKIAECIKLQEEIGLDVIVHGEFERNDMVEYFGSKIDGFVFTQNAWVQSYGTRCVKPPVVWGDVSRSAPITVEWSVFAQSCTKKPVKGMLTGPVTILNWSFPREDISLKTQAQEIGLAIRDEVLDLEKNGIRIIQIDEAALREKLPLRKSDWHKEYLDWAIPAFRLVHAKVKPETQIHTHMCYSEFNDIVHDIDNMDADVITFEASRSDLKLLDALNDAKFETQVGPGVYDIHSPRVPSEQEIVDALHKIIAKVPQQNVWVNPDCGLKTRGETETTASLKNLVAAAKKLREEK; from the coding sequence ATGAGCATTAAAACATCTGTAATTGGTTTCCCGCGTATCGGTAAGAATCGTGAACTCAAGTTCGCTAGCGAAAAGTTCTTCAAGGGCGAAATTTCCGAAGCTGAACTCCAGAAGGTCGCCGCAGAAATCCGCCAGTACGGTTGGCAGAAGCAGAAGGCCGCAGGCATCGACTTCATCCCGTCCAACGATTTCTCGTTCTACGACAACGTTCTCGACACCGCATTTTTGCTGAACGTCATTCCGGAACGCTACAGCAGCCTCGAATTGAGCACGCTCGAAAAGTATTTCGCAGCCGCCCACGGTTACCAGGGCGCAAAGGGCGATGTGAAGGCCCTCCCGATGAAGAAGTGGTTCAATACGAACTACCATTACATTGTTCCGGAAATCGACGACGCTACCGAACTCAAGCTCGTCGGCAAAAAGCCGGTTGAAGAATTCAACGAAGCCAAATCGGCCGGAATTGAATCCGTTCCGACGCTTATCGGCGCATACACATTCCTCCGCCTCGCCCGCTACAACGGCAACAAGAAGGCTAAAGACTTCGCTGCTGCAGCAGTCAACGCTTACGCAGAACTTGCTGAAAAGCTCGCCACCGCAGGCGCCAAGTGGATTTCGTTCGCAGAACCGGCTCTCGTCTTCGACGTGACTGCAGAAGAACGCGAACTCTTCAAGACGATTTACGCAGAACTCTTGAGAAAGATCGGCGAAAAGAAGAACCTCAAGATTGCATTGCAGACTTACTTCGGCGACATCCGCGATGCCTATCAGGATGTAACCGCACTCGGCTTTGACGCTATCGGTTTGGATTTCGTCGAAGGTCTTAAGTCTCTCGAACTTTTGAAGACAGGTTTCCCAAAGAACACGCTCCTCTTAGCAGGCGTTGTAAACGGCAAGAACATCTGGCGCGCTGATTACGCACAGAAGAACGCAATCCTCGCCGAAATCAAGAAGTATGTCGCTGCAGAAAACGTTGTTGTTGGCACTTCTTGTTCTCTCCTGCATGTGCCCTACACGGTTGCCGCAGAACAGAAGCTTTCAGCCGACATTCTCAAGCATTTTGCATTCGCCGAAGAAAAGCTCGTGGAACTTGCAGAACTCGCAAGCGCTGACGCAGACGCACTCGCCAAGAACAATGCTTTGTTCGCAACCGCTCGCGTTCAAGCAAACGCAAAGGTTCAGGCTGAGCTCGCCGCCCTCGGCGCTGCTGATTTCGAACGCAAGCCGAGCCGCCTCGAACGTCGCGAAGTGCAGAAGGCAGAATTCAAGTTGCCGGCCTTCCCGACAACGACAATCGGCTCCTTCCCGCAGACTGCCGAAGTTCGCGCTAACCGCGCTGCATTCCGCAAGGGCGAAATTTCCAAGGAACAGTACGTTGCATTCAACCAGAAGAAGATTGCCGAATGCATCAAGTTGCAGGAAGAAATTGGCCTCGACGTGATTGTCCACGGTGAATTTGAACGCAATGACATGGTGGAATATTTCGGTTCCAAGATTGACGGTTTTGTGTTCACGCAGAACGCCTGGGTGCAGAGCTACGGTACCCGTTGCGTGAAGCCGCCTGTCGTTTGGGGTGACGTGAGCCGCAGCGCTCCGATTACGGTTGAATGGTCCGTTTTCGCACAAAGTTGCACCAAGAAGCCGGTGAAGGGCATGCTTACGGGTCCTGTCACGATTCTCAACTGGTCCTTCCCGCGCGAAGACATTTCGCTCAAGACGCAGGCTCAGGAAATCGGCCTTGCCATCCGTGACGAAGTTTTGGACCTCGAAAAGAACGGCATCAGAATCATCCAGATTGACGAAGCCGCCCTCCGCGAAAAGCTGCCGCTCCGCAAGAGCGACTGGCACAAGGAATACCTCGACTGGGCCATTCCGGCATTCCGCCTGGTTCACGCCAAGGTCAAGCCCGAAACGCAGATCCACACGCACATGTGCTATAGCGAATTCAATGACATCGTTCACGACATCGACAACATGGACGCCGACGTGATCACGTTCGAAGCCAGCCGTTCTGACCTCAAGCTGCTCGACGCCTTGAACGACGCCAAGTTCGAAACGCAGGTGGGCCCGGGTGTTTACGACATCCACTCTCCGCGCGTTCCGTCCGAACAGGAAATCGTCGATGCTCTCCACAAGATCATCGCGAAGGTCCCGCAGCAGAATGTGTGGGTGAACCCGGATTGCGGCCTCAAGACTCGTGGCGAAACCGAAACGACGGCAAGCCTCAAGAACCTCGTCGCCGCCGCCAAGAAACTGCGTGAAGAAAAGTAA
- a CDS encoding cytosine permease, with the protein MEKRTGLFANGIIWFGVAISVSEIEAGIEIGAAAARDSLWLPLVLGHIFGGILLFFVGLIGARVRLNAMETTKSSFGKYGSKFFAALNTFQLLAWVAVLNAQGASALAGLNLPISFPLTCVILAALIAIWVYVGIRRSANVTTVVMAALAVLLAILSVKLFGLDSSPAGAAGNAATALKFWNIFEISIAMPISWLPVISDYTKDAEKPVKATAISALAYTFASLWMYIIGIEISGIGAGNNIAQAILLAGLGLPGIIIVVLSTVTTNFLAANSAGESSKAIYSKINPKIAGVVVSFLSAALAISGIMEHYISFLYLIASVFAPMAAVLLVSFYFSKERTESLGAWLWNIFAWLAGFIAYQVAEHFDSVFLGPTLLAVIVSAAFASVRVLSEKKDF; encoded by the coding sequence ATGGAAAAACGCACAGGACTTTTTGCAAATGGAATTATATGGTTTGGCGTCGCCATCTCCGTTTCCGAAATCGAAGCGGGTATAGAAATTGGCGCTGCCGCAGCAAGGGATTCGCTCTGGCTCCCGCTCGTGCTCGGGCACATTTTTGGCGGCATCCTGCTCTTTTTCGTGGGCCTCATCGGCGCACGCGTTCGCCTGAACGCCATGGAAACAACAAAATCCTCATTCGGCAAATACGGTTCCAAATTTTTCGCCGCGCTGAACACATTCCAGTTGCTCGCTTGGGTCGCTGTTTTGAACGCTCAAGGCGCTTCGGCATTGGCAGGGCTCAACTTGCCAATTTCGTTCCCGCTCACGTGCGTGATTCTCGCAGCTCTCATCGCCATCTGGGTTTACGTAGGCATCCGCCGTTCCGCCAACGTGACGACCGTCGTGATGGCAGCCCTCGCCGTTTTGCTCGCGATTCTTTCTGTGAAGTTGTTCGGACTCGACAGTTCACCCGCAGGTGCCGCCGGAAACGCAGCAACCGCGCTCAAGTTCTGGAACATTTTCGAGATTTCCATTGCCATGCCGATTTCTTGGTTGCCCGTGATTTCGGACTACACGAAGGACGCCGAAAAGCCCGTAAAGGCAACAGCAATCTCTGCACTCGCCTATACATTCGCAAGTCTCTGGATGTACATTATCGGTATCGAAATTTCGGGCATTGGCGCAGGCAACAACATCGCGCAAGCCATTCTCCTCGCAGGCCTCGGACTCCCGGGAATCATCATCGTAGTGCTCTCGACAGTGACAACAAACTTCCTTGCGGCAAACTCCGCAGGCGAATCATCCAAGGCGATTTACAGTAAAATAAATCCAAAAATTGCAGGTGTTGTCGTGAGTTTCTTGAGCGCAGCTCTCGCCATTTCGGGAATCATGGAGCACTACATCAGCTTCCTTTACCTGATTGCTTCCGTATTCGCCCCGATGGCCGCCGTTCTCTTGGTCTCGTTCTACTTTTCCAAGGAACGCACCGAATCGCTCGGCGCTTGGCTCTGGAACATTTTCGCCTGGCTTGCGGGCTTTATCGCTTACCAAGTGGCGGAACATTTCGACTCCGTTTTCCTCGGCCCCACGCTCCTTGCAGTTATCGTTTCGGCAGCATTTGCATCCGTGCGCGTACTCTCGGAAAAGAAAGATTTTTAA
- a CDS encoding pyridoxamine kinase, which yields MSQKKIALINDVTGFGRCSIAVMAPIVSAMKIQAVTIPTAVLSAHTQFPEYYFDDYTSKMRDYIQTYKDLNLSFDAIASGFLGSEEQVDIVIDFFKTFKKNGSFTLVDPVMGDYGKLYETYTPTLCEKMKALVHYADILTPNLTELCTLTDVEYRTEGFTDAELGEMCRKLTEQGPEHIVVTGIPYNSKQIMNYVYSKGEEPRIVMVDRIGGDRSGTGDVISSIIAGMYMNGHDFYESVKKAAEFVTKCIRYCEDNNVPTHWGLCFEMYLRDLMED from the coding sequence ATGTCTCAAAAGAAAATCGCGTTAATTAATGATGTTACAGGATTTGGTCGGTGCTCCATCGCAGTCATGGCACCGATTGTTTCCGCCATGAAAATTCAAGCGGTAACAATACCAACCGCTGTTCTTTCGGCGCACACGCAGTTCCCCGAATACTACTTCGACGACTACACTTCAAAAATGCGCGATTACATTCAAACCTACAAGGATTTGAATTTATCATTCGACGCCATTGCTTCTGGGTTCCTCGGTTCCGAAGAACAGGTCGACATTGTCATTGATTTCTTCAAGACGTTCAAGAAAAACGGCTCGTTTACCTTGGTGGACCCCGTGATGGGCGACTACGGCAAGCTCTACGAAACGTACACGCCAACTTTGTGCGAAAAGATGAAAGCGCTCGTCCATTACGCCGACATCTTGACGCCGAACTTGACAGAACTTTGCACGCTGACCGACGTTGAATACCGCACCGAAGGATTCACCGACGCCGAACTCGGCGAAATGTGCCGCAAACTCACGGAACAAGGCCCCGAACACATCGTCGTGACCGGCATTCCGTACAATAGCAAGCAAATCATGAACTACGTCTACAGCAAAGGCGAAGAACCGCGAATCGTGATGGTGGACCGCATCGGCGGCGACCGCAGCGGAACCGGAGACGTCATCAGTTCAATCATCGCGGGCATGTACATGAACGGCCACGATTTTTACGAATCGGTCAAAAAGGCCGCAGAATTTGTAACAAAGTGCATCCGCTACTGCGAAGACAACAACGTTCCCACGCATTGGGGACTGTGCTTCGAGATGTATCTTCGTGACTTGATGGAGGATTAA
- a CDS encoding TatD family nuclease-associated radical SAM protein: MVVYTVTGNVGQAGYLDIANSGDITGKNIYVNMTNRCPCSCVFCLRQTKKMMEGNSLWLKGGEPSVDGVMSIFDKYDLSVINELVFCGYGEPLERLHDVCKVIDLLHGKYPNLKVRLNTNGLANLIHNRDVTPELEGRFNTVSISMNAPDAEEFLELTRSRFGIQSFDALKEFAVLAKEHVPNVVMTVVEKVMPEEKIERCRKICEELGVTLRVRPFES, translated from the coding sequence ATGGTTGTTTATACTGTAACTGGAAACGTTGGACAAGCAGGCTACCTCGACATCGCCAACAGCGGCGACATCACAGGCAAGAACATTTACGTGAACATGACAAACCGCTGCCCGTGCAGTTGCGTTTTTTGCTTGCGCCAGACAAAGAAAATGATGGAAGGCAATTCGCTCTGGCTCAAAGGCGGCGAACCGAGCGTCGATGGCGTCATGAGCATTTTCGACAAATACGACCTTTCCGTCATCAACGAACTCGTCTTTTGCGGCTACGGCGAACCGCTTGAACGTCTCCATGACGTGTGCAAAGTCATCGACTTGCTGCACGGTAAATACCCGAATTTAAAAGTACGCCTCAATACGAACGGACTTGCAAACCTGATCCATAATCGAGACGTAACGCCGGAACTCGAAGGCCGTTTCAACACCGTTTCCATCTCGATGAACGCCCCGGACGCCGAAGAATTCCTGGAACTCACGCGTTCGAGATTTGGAATCCAGTCCTTCGACGCGCTGAAAGAATTCGCAGTGCTTGCAAAAGAACATGTGCCAAATGTGGTGATGACCGTCGTCGAGAAAGTGATGCCCGAAGAAAAAATCGAACGCTGCCGCAAGATTTGCGAAGAGCTCGGCGTCACGCTGAGAGTAAGGCCCTTCGAAAGCTAA
- a CDS encoding aspartate kinase, protein MSRIVCKFGGSSVADAGQFKKIKAIVESDKNRKVIVVSAPGKRNPKETKLTDLLYSTYDLASKGLDFSTPWNLIRQRYDEICKDLGLEDKLTEDLDSLEDKLKNHPESVSTDFLVSRGEFLCARLMAKYLGANFVDSYPLITFDDKYRIAPKTYEEIAKALGDENQLYVLPGFYGSNLRGEVKTFSRGGSDITGAILANGIDAAKYENWTDVSGMLMADPRIVESPLPIEYVSYREIRELAYSGASVLHDESIAPCRAKKIPINIRNTNRPEDAGTIIGPTPESAKLPITGVAGRKGFSMIYIEKSMMNKEVGFGRRVLAVLESEGLSYELCPSAIDSMSIVVDSKALDAVQDVVLEDITQQMRPDRIKIFPGIALIATVGHGMTNKIGVAAKLFTALAENKVNVRIIDQGSSQINIITGVDEADTEKAIKAIYAAFVK, encoded by the coding sequence ATGTCTAGAATCGTATGTAAGTTCGGCGGCTCCTCTGTTGCCGACGCAGGTCAGTTCAAAAAAATCAAGGCCATTGTCGAAAGCGACAAGAACCGCAAAGTCATCGTCGTTTCTGCTCCGGGCAAGCGTAACCCGAAAGAAACCAAGCTGACCGACCTCCTCTACAGCACCTATGATCTCGCCTCCAAGGGCCTCGATTTCTCTACGCCGTGGAACCTCATCCGCCAGCGTTATGATGAAATTTGCAAGGACCTCGGTCTTGAAGACAAGCTTACCGAAGACCTCGACAGCCTCGAAGACAAGCTCAAGAATCATCCGGAATCCGTGAGCACGGACTTCCTCGTGAGCCGTGGCGAATTCCTCTGCGCACGCCTCATGGCAAAGTATCTCGGTGCAAACTTCGTCGATAGCTACCCGCTCATCACTTTCGATGACAAGTACCGCATCGCTCCGAAAACCTACGAAGAAATTGCAAAGGCTCTCGGCGACGAAAATCAGTTGTACGTATTGCCGGGCTTCTATGGCTCTAACCTCCGTGGCGAAGTGAAGACCTTCAGCCGTGGCGGTTCCGACATCACTGGCGCTATCCTTGCTAACGGCATTGACGCTGCCAAGTACGAAAACTGGACCGATGTTTCGGGCATGCTCATGGCTGACCCGCGCATCGTCGAAAGCCCGCTCCCGATCGAATACGTGAGCTACCGCGAAATCCGCGAACTCGCTTACTCCGGTGCAAGCGTGCTTCACGACGAATCCATCGCTCCGTGCCGCGCCAAGAAGATTCCTATCAACATCCGCAACACGAACCGCCCGGAAGACGCAGGCACCATCATTGGCCCGACTCCGGAAAGCGCAAAGCTCCCGATTACGGGTGTTGCAGGCCGCAAGGGCTTCTCGATGATCTACATCGAAAAGTCCATGATGAACAAGGAAGTTGGCTTTGGCCGCCGCGTGCTCGCCGTTCTCGAAAGCGAAGGACTCTCCTACGAACTCTGCCCGAGTGCAATTGACTCCATGAGCATCGTTGTGGATTCCAAGGCTCTCGACGCCGTGCAAGACGTTGTCCTCGAAGACATCACGCAGCAGATGCGTCCGGACCGTATCAAGATTTTCCCGGGCATCGCTCTTATCGCTACTGTGGGTCACGGCATGACGAACAAGATCGGTGTTGCTGCAAAGCTCTTTACGGCTCTCGCAGAAAACAAGGTAAACGTCCGCATTATCGACCAGGGTTCTTCCCAGATCAATATCATCACTGGTGTTGACGAAGCCGATACTGAAAAGGCTATCAAGGCCATCTACGCCGCCTTCGTGAAGTAA
- a CDS encoding sigma 54-interacting transcriptional regulator codes for MKKHEQLMLIAAKSNIPVLLQGESGVGKEIAARFIHEHSPRSKGPFVALNCGAIARNLAESLLEGAKKGSYTGAACDHQGIVQAANGGTLFLDEIGEMPFDMQSKLLRILQEHSVLPLGATQNEPVDFRLICATNRDLQNEIHSGNFRKDLFFRLNAFPIVIPPLRNRDDFADIATAIWNDITARTFAVQLLLRKWEIRALSRYDWPGNIRQLKNVLQRYALLRQHEISLEEILSEEFSHQTINDIDEHYTYCNTRASAPNWQFIQKALYEHNGNKSRAAKALKISRGCLCYQIKKHELREWNSCEKLNRPIEA; via the coding sequence ATGAAAAAACACGAACAACTGATGCTTATCGCCGCCAAGTCAAACATTCCCGTGCTATTGCAGGGGGAATCAGGAGTCGGCAAGGAAATCGCCGCTAGGTTTATCCATGAACACAGCCCACGAAGCAAGGGGCCATTCGTAGCACTCAACTGTGGAGCCATTGCACGTAACCTCGCCGAGAGCCTTTTGGAAGGCGCCAAGAAAGGCTCTTACACCGGAGCCGCGTGCGATCACCAGGGCATTGTGCAAGCCGCAAACGGCGGCACGCTATTCCTCGACGAAATCGGCGAGATGCCATTCGACATGCAGAGCAAGCTTTTACGCATCCTGCAGGAACATTCCGTGCTCCCGCTCGGGGCCACGCAAAACGAACCGGTCGACTTCAGGCTTATATGCGCCACAAACCGCGACTTGCAAAACGAAATCCACAGCGGGAACTTCCGCAAGGACCTGTTCTTCAGGCTGAACGCCTTCCCCATCGTGATCCCGCCGCTCCGCAACCGGGACGACTTCGCCGACATCGCCACAGCCATTTGGAACGATATCACAGCAAGGACTTTTGCCGTTCAACTCCTGCTCCGCAAATGGGAAATCAGGGCGCTTTCCAGATACGACTGGCCGGGCAATATCCGCCAGCTGAAAAACGTCCTCCAGCGCTACGCACTATTAAGGCAACACGAAATATCGCTTGAAGAAATCCTCTCCGAAGAATTTTCGCACCAGACGATAAACGATATCGATGAACACTACACGTACTGCAACACACGAGCCTCGGCACCGAATTGGCAATTTATTCAAAAAGCGCTATACGAACACAATGGGAATAAAAGCAGAGCCGCCAAAGCGCTCAAAATCAGCCGCGGATGCCTGTGCTACCAAATAAAAAAGCACGAGCTCCGCGAATGGAACTCGTGCGAAAAATTGAACCGCCCGATTGAAGCTTGA
- a CDS encoding phosphomannomutase: MSVAMQDVMKQSGVAFGTSGARGLVSAMTDRVCYVYARSFIKYCEASYKCERTIAIAGDLRPSTERILKSLVQAGADANWKVIYCGRIPSPAIAMYGIDKHLPTIMVTGSHIPADRNGIKFNHPNGEITKADEQGIVSQSVDFDEALFDDKGMLKAAPELPAVEAEAEENYCKRYPNFFGKDALHGLTIGVYQHSAVGRDIVVKVLESLGATVKPFGRSDVFVPVDTEAIRKEDEELAREFTHKDYVDAVFSTDGDSDRPLLADDVGMWLRGDVLGILAAQSLGIKRIATPVSCNTSLEKSGSFEKICRTRIGSPYVIAGMESLVDANDKSLTVAGYEANGGFLLETDLTLDGRTLKALPTRDALLPMIAVMVMVRKERMCVVDLLRKLPKRFTVSDRLKEFPTEKSKAKLAEIREKNLGEKLFGALAAKPSKFAKDKTFQGKIVSLNEVDGYRMEFDSGDIIHLRPSGNAPEFRCYVETEGKERSAELLAECLKIMEGWRK; this comes from the coding sequence ATGTCCGTTGCAATGCAAGATGTGATGAAACAGTCCGGGGTGGCATTTGGTACGAGCGGTGCCCGCGGTCTCGTGAGCGCTATGACCGACCGTGTGTGCTATGTGTATGCACGTTCTTTTATCAAGTACTGCGAAGCGTCTTACAAGTGCGAACGCACGATTGCGATTGCGGGTGACTTGCGTCCGAGTACAGAACGCATCTTGAAGTCGCTCGTGCAGGCTGGCGCCGATGCAAACTGGAAGGTGATTTACTGCGGTCGCATCCCGAGCCCCGCTATTGCGATGTACGGCATCGACAAGCATTTGCCGACCATCATGGTGACGGGTAGCCATATCCCGGCTGACCGTAACGGTATCAAGTTCAACCACCCGAATGGCGAAATCACGAAGGCCGACGAACAGGGAATTGTTTCGCAGTCGGTCGATTTTGACGAAGCGCTTTTTGACGACAAGGGCATGCTGAAGGCTGCACCGGAACTCCCGGCGGTCGAAGCTGAAGCCGAAGAAAATTATTGCAAGCGTTACCCGAACTTTTTCGGGAAGGATGCGTTGCACGGACTCACGATTGGCGTTTACCAGCATTCCGCTGTGGGCCGCGACATCGTGGTGAAGGTTCTCGAAAGCCTCGGTGCGACGGTCAAGCCGTTTGGCCGTAGCGATGTGTTTGTTCCGGTCGATACCGAAGCTATCCGCAAGGAAGATGAAGAACTCGCTCGCGAATTTACGCACAAGGATTACGTGGATGCCGTGTTCAGCACCGACGGCGATTCGGACCGTCCGCTTTTGGCTGATGACGTGGGCATGTGGCTCCGTGGTGACGTGCTTGGCATTTTGGCCGCACAGTCTCTTGGCATCAAGCGCATTGCAACTCCGGTGAGCTGCAACACTTCGCTTGAAAAGTCCGGCAGCTTTGAAAAGATTTGCCGCACGCGCATTGGTAGCCCGTATGTGATTGCCGGCATGGAAAGCTTGGTCGATGCAAACGACAAGAGCCTCACGGTTGCAGGTTACGAAGCTAATGGCGGCTTCTTGCTCGAGACAGATTTGACGCTCGATGGCCGCACGCTCAAGGCTCTCCCAACACGTGACGCACTCCTTCCGATGATTGCCGTGATGGTGATGGTCCGCAAGGAACGCATGTGCGTTGTAGATTTGCTCCGTAAGTTGCCCAAGCGCTTTACCGTGAGCGACCGCCTCAAGGAATTCCCGACTGAAAAGTCCAAGGCGAAGCTCGCTGAAATCCGCGAAAAGAATCTCGGCGAAAAGCTGTTTGGCGCTCTCGCTGCAAAGCCCTCCAAGTTTGCAAAGGACAAGACGTTCCAGGGCAAGATTGTATCGCTCAACGAAGTCGACGGCTACCGCATGGAATTTGATTCTGGTGATATCATTCACTTGCGCCCGAGTGGTAACGCTCCGGAATTCCGCTGCTACGTGGAAACGGAAGGCAAGGAACGCAGTGCTGAACTCCTCGCCGAATGCCTTAAGATTATGGAAGGCTGGAGAAAGTAG
- the rsmA gene encoding 16S rRNA (adenine(1518)-N(6)/adenine(1519)-N(6))-dimethyltransferase RsmA — protein sequence MDRARRRKFGQNFLDVETATAIAGDLPAEAGEFVLEIGPGHGALTEHLLNRGLELTAVEIDEQCVEVLNEKFKDYKNFNIVNIDFLKFDLQAFLNAHAKPWVTGNLPYNVSTAIIAGLMPRLHLTKGFMGMVQLEVAERICAEPCSSNYGSLSVLVSAFANTQILRKIGPEHFTPKPNVDSATMLLTPREDALQAPDGFFDFVRTAFTQKRKTLANSFGRNYDKKKIQATIELLDWPTTIRAEELSPEQFLNFYKAFKGEP from the coding sequence ATGGATAGAGCACGCCGTCGCAAATTTGGACAGAACTTTCTCGATGTTGAAACCGCCACCGCCATCGCAGGCGATTTGCCCGCCGAAGCAGGCGAATTCGTCCTTGAGATTGGTCCCGGTCACGGCGCTCTCACGGAGCACTTGCTCAACCGCGGGCTAGAACTTACTGCTGTCGAAATTGACGAGCAGTGCGTTGAGGTCTTGAATGAAAAATTCAAGGACTACAAGAACTTCAACATTGTAAACATTGACTTTTTGAAGTTTGACTTGCAGGCGTTTTTGAATGCGCACGCAAAGCCTTGGGTTACCGGCAACTTACCATACAACGTAAGTACCGCCATTATCGCAGGACTTATGCCGCGCTTGCACTTGACCAAGGGATTCATGGGAATGGTGCAGCTCGAAGTTGCCGAACGCATTTGCGCCGAACCCTGCTCCAGCAATTATGGGAGCCTATCCGTGCTCGTTTCTGCTTTTGCAAATACACAAATTTTGCGTAAGATCGGGCCAGAGCATTTTACGCCAAAGCCGAATGTCGATAGCGCCACGATGCTTTTGACACCGCGCGAAGATGCCCTCCAGGCGCCCGACGGATTCTTTGACTTTGTGCGTACCGCATTCACGCAAAAACGAAAGACTCTCGCCAACTCTTTCGGCCGTAATTACGACAAGAAGAAAATCCAGGCGACCATTGAACTTTTGGATTGGCCGACGACCATTCGCGCCGAAGAGCTCAGCCCCGAGCAGTTCCTGAATTTCTACAAGGCGTTTAAAGGTGAACCGTAG
- a CDS encoding MBL fold metallo-hydrolase, with protein MIIKILIDNISGFASSGCTCDSCTAETSQKQLKGEWGLCVYTEFNGKRILLDTGASARFAKNAALMGIDISKIDAGVLSHAHYDHADGMQEFFDKNDHAKFYLRDAARENCYHTHKFLKFFTYQEYIGIRKGTLKRNADRIVFAKGDCEIFPGVTLVGHKTPNLDEIGKRAHMSVKENGKYRPDSFDHEQSLVFDTPKGLFIMNSCSHGGADNIIKEIEATFPGKQIYAILGGFHLFRTPDDRVKAFAERLLDLNVQKIYTGHCTGQRAYEILHDVLGDKVAQMHTGMEIEV; from the coding sequence ATGATTATCAAAATTCTCATCGACAACATCAGCGGTTTTGCCAGCAGCGGCTGCACTTGCGATTCTTGCACGGCCGAAACTTCACAAAAACAATTAAAGGGCGAATGGGGACTTTGCGTCTACACCGAATTCAACGGCAAACGCATTTTGCTCGACACGGGAGCCTCCGCACGTTTCGCCAAGAATGCTGCACTCATGGGCATCGACATTTCAAAAATCGATGCAGGCGTCTTGAGCCACGCGCATTACGATCACGCTGACGGCATGCAGGAATTCTTTGACAAGAATGACCACGCCAAATTCTACTTGCGCGATGCAGCCCGCGAAAACTGTTACCATACGCACAAATTCTTAAAGTTTTTCACGTACCAAGAATACATCGGCATCCGCAAAGGAACTCTCAAGCGCAATGCCGACCGAATCGTATTTGCAAAAGGCGACTGCGAAATTTTTCCGGGAGTCACACTCGTCGGCCACAAGACTCCAAACCTCGATGAAATTGGCAAGCGCGCCCACATGAGCGTCAAGGAAAACGGCAAATACCGCCCCGACAGTTTCGACCACGAACAAAGTCTAGTCTTCGACACACCCAAGGGATTGTTCATCATGAACAGCTGCAGCCACGGCGGCGCCGACAACATCATTAAAGAAATCGAAGCGACATTCCCCGGCAAACAGATTTACGCCATTCTCGGCGGGTTCCATTTATTCCGCACGCCCGATGACCGCGTAAAAGCATTCGCCGAACGCCTCCTCGATTTGAATGTTCAAAAAATCTACACAGGGCATTGCACTGGGCAACGCGCCTACGAGATTTTGCACGATGTGCTCGGCGACAAAGTCGCACAAATGCACACCGGCATGGAAATTGAAGTATAA